A genomic segment from Flavobacterium inviolabile encodes:
- a CDS encoding ArsR family transcriptional regulator, whose amino-acid sequence MLESLITSKTRLRLLVKFFINAANQGHLRGLAEEFSESTNAIRKELNNLSEAGYLEKEAIRNTISYRANIKHPLFLLLQSVVRKTIGLDTIVATILERMGEVQKVYLVGDYAEGRDSGTIEVVIVGEVLNEEYVEQLAFKIEGEIKRKVKFILSKDYREEGLLLFGNEL is encoded by the coding sequence ATGTTAGAATCATTAATTACTTCGAAAACCCGGTTAAGATTGCTTGTTAAGTTTTTTATTAACGCAGCAAATCAGGGACATTTACGCGGTTTGGCCGAAGAATTCAGTGAATCGACCAATGCGATACGAAAAGAACTGAATAACCTTTCTGAGGCCGGTTATCTGGAAAAGGAAGCGATCCGGAATACTATTTCTTACAGGGCCAACATCAAACACCCGCTGTTTTTATTACTGCAAAGCGTGGTGCGGAAGACCATCGGACTGGATACCATCGTGGCTACAATTCTGGAACGGATGGGAGAAGTTCAAAAAGTTTATCTGGTAGGCGATTATGCCGAAGGAAGGGATTCCGGAACGATAGAAGTAGTTATTGTGGGGGAAGTGCTGAATGAGGAATATGTTGAGCAATTGGCATTTAAGATAGAAGGAGAAATAAAGCGAAAAGTGAAATTTATACTTTCCAAAGATTATAGGGAAGAAGGGTTGTTGCTGTTTGGAAACGAATTGTAA
- a CDS encoding SDR family oxidoreductase, which translates to MDRILITGGAGFIGSNLVEYFLGKNYHVTCLDNFATGHRHNIAPFLENPDFNLIEGDIRDLATCHKAVENVDFVLHQAALGSVPRSINDPVTSNAVNVSGFLNMLVASRDAGVKRFVYAASSSTYGDSEALPKVEDKIGKPLSPYAITKYVNELYADIFSKTYGLETIGLRYFNVFGRRQDPNGAYAAVIPKFVMQFMQHESPVVNGDGEYSRDFTYIDNVIQMNELAMTTKSPEAINTVYNTAYGDRTTLKQLIQYLKEFLSEYDPEIANVEVVYGPNRAGDIPHSLASIEKAKTKLDYNPKFSIREGLKEAVSWYWSNLK; encoded by the coding sequence ATGGATAGAATACTAATTACTGGCGGGGCTGGATTTATAGGCTCAAATTTGGTAGAGTACTTTTTAGGTAAAAACTACCATGTTACCTGCCTGGATAATTTTGCAACAGGTCATCGCCATAATATTGCACCTTTTCTGGAAAATCCTGATTTTAATTTAATTGAAGGTGATATCAGGGATTTGGCGACCTGTCATAAAGCTGTAGAAAATGTGGATTTTGTACTGCATCAGGCAGCATTAGGCTCGGTGCCGCGTTCTATTAATGATCCTGTTACCAGTAATGCAGTAAATGTATCCGGATTTTTAAATATGTTGGTTGCTTCAAGAGATGCAGGTGTAAAGCGATTTGTTTATGCAGCGAGCTCTTCTACTTACGGGGATTCGGAAGCTTTGCCAAAAGTGGAAGATAAGATCGGGAAACCATTATCTCCTTATGCCATTACAAAATATGTAAACGAGCTTTATGCAGATATTTTCAGCAAAACGTATGGTCTGGAAACGATAGGATTACGCTATTTTAATGTGTTCGGAAGAAGACAGGATCCAAATGGTGCCTATGCAGCTGTGATTCCAAAATTTGTAATGCAGTTTATGCAGCATGAAAGCCCTGTTGTAAATGGTGACGGAGAATATTCCCGTGACTTTACCTATATCGATAATGTGATTCAGATGAATGAGCTGGCAATGACCACAAAATCACCGGAAGCCATTAATACGGTATACAATACGGCTTATGGTGACAGAACGACTTTAAAGCAGCTGATTCAGTATCTGAAAGAATTTTTATCGGAGTACGACCCGGAAATAGCCAATGTTGAGGTGGTATACGGACCGAACAGAGCTGGGGATATTCCGCATTCTCTGGCCAGTATTGAAAAAGCAAAAACAAAATTAGATTATAATCCGAAATTTTCAATCAGAGAAGGGCTTAAGGAAGCGGTTTCTTGGTATTGGAGTAATTTAAAATAA
- a CDS encoding nucleotide sugar dehydrogenase: MDNKIAVIGLGYVGLPLARLFATKYAVVGFDINKARIAELNSGQDSTLEVDSETLKGVLVAKNHNSKGLYCSSDLEDIKDCNYFIVTVPTPVDKHNRPDLTPLYKASETVGKVLKKGDIVIYESTVYPGVTEEECVPVLEKVSGLKFNVDFFAGYSPERINPGDKEHTVEKILKITSGSTLEIGQKVDELYKNVIIAGTHLAPTIKVAEAAKVIENSQRDINIAFVNELAKIFNILEIDTQAVLTAAGTKWNFLPFRPGLVGGHCIGVDPYYLAQKAQEKGYHPEIILAGRRLNDSMGEYVASQVVKLMIKKGIQVNGAKLLMMGITFKENCPDVRNTKIVDVIAALADYGIEVSIYDPWANPAEVKHEYGLVTSNELPSQQFDAVVLGVAHKEFLNSNLNTLLKENSLLYDVKGVLEGEVDGKL, translated from the coding sequence ATGGATAATAAAATTGCAGTTATAGGTTTAGGTTATGTAGGCTTGCCATTGGCAAGATTATTTGCAACAAAGTATGCAGTTGTTGGTTTTGATATTAATAAGGCACGAATCGCTGAATTAAATTCGGGGCAGGACAGTACGCTTGAAGTGGATAGTGAAACACTTAAAGGAGTATTGGTAGCCAAAAATCACAACTCAAAAGGGTTGTATTGTTCTTCGGATTTAGAAGATATTAAAGATTGTAATTACTTTATTGTTACAGTGCCTACGCCTGTTGATAAACACAACAGACCGGATCTTACTCCTTTGTATAAAGCCAGTGAAACGGTGGGTAAAGTGCTGAAAAAAGGAGATATTGTTATCTATGAGTCAACCGTATATCCCGGAGTAACGGAAGAAGAATGCGTACCGGTACTGGAAAAAGTGTCCGGACTGAAATTCAATGTGGATTTTTTTGCAGGCTATTCGCCGGAGCGTATTAACCCGGGAGATAAGGAGCATACAGTAGAGAAAATCTTAAAGATAACCTCAGGATCTACTTTGGAAATCGGACAAAAGGTCGATGAACTATATAAAAATGTAATTATTGCCGGAACGCATCTGGCACCTACTATAAAGGTTGCAGAAGCAGCGAAAGTAATTGAAAACTCACAGCGTGATATCAACATTGCTTTTGTAAACGAACTGGCAAAGATTTTTAATATTCTGGAGATCGATACCCAGGCAGTTTTGACAGCAGCCGGAACAAAATGGAACTTTTTACCTTTCCGACCAGGATTGGTTGGCGGACATTGTATTGGTGTAGATCCTTATTATTTAGCGCAAAAAGCACAGGAAAAAGGATACCACCCGGAAATTATCCTTGCCGGTCGCCGTTTGAACGACAGTATGGGCGAATATGTAGCCTCACAGGTGGTAAAACTGATGATTAAAAAAGGAATACAGGTAAACGGAGCCAAACTGTTAATGATGGGTATTACGTTCAAGGAAAACTGTCCTGATGTACGTAATACTAAGATTGTTGATGTTATAGCAGCTTTAGCCGATTATGGTATTGAAGTGAGTATATATGATCCTTGGGCGAATCCGGCTGAGGTGAAGCACGAATATGGATTGGTTACCAGCAATGAATTACCATCGCAGCAATTTGATGCAGTCGTTTTAGGAGTAGCGCATAAGGAATTCTTAAATTCTAATCTGAATACTTTGCTAAAGGAAAACAGCCTGTTGTATGATGTGAAAGGAGTTCTGGAAGGTGAAGTGGATGGGAAGTTATAA
- a CDS encoding serine O-acetyltransferase codes for MITTKREYNYYLEQDRLASSINGKGFLYQIKAFLFPNYIWKFIKLMRKYEYLKNSNQGLFGKIQLIFVRIAYRRISLKLGFSIPINVFGPGLSIPHYGTIVVNPATKVGKNCRLHVGVNIGASSGSSKAPEIGDNVYIGPGVIMYGDITIVNNITIGANSTVNKSFTEEGVVIAGSPAKIVNTQFPVWWKNNRLSL; via the coding sequence ATGATTACGACAAAAAGAGAATACAATTACTATCTAGAGCAGGATAGATTGGCTTCAAGTATCAATGGGAAAGGATTTTTGTATCAAATCAAGGCTTTTTTATTTCCCAATTATATTTGGAAGTTTATAAAACTTATGCGCAAATATGAATATCTTAAAAATTCCAATCAAGGACTGTTTGGAAAGATACAACTCATTTTTGTCAGGATAGCTTATAGGAGAATATCCCTTAAGTTAGGGTTTTCTATTCCGATAAATGTATTTGGACCAGGTTTGTCAATTCCACATTATGGAACTATAGTTGTCAATCCGGCGACAAAGGTTGGGAAAAACTGTCGTTTACATGTTGGGGTCAATATTGGAGCAAGTTCGGGAAGTTCAAAAGCTCCTGAAATTGGCGACAATGTATATATAGGACCAGGGGTCATAATGTATGGGGATATAACCATAGTAAACAATATAACCATAGGGGCTAATTCAACCGTAAATAAGAGTTTTACTGAAGAAGGGGTTGTTATAGCAGGTTCCCCGGCTAAAATTGTTAATACTCAGTTTCCAGTATGGTGGAAAAATAATCGATTGTCCTTATAA
- a CDS encoding oligosaccharide flippase family protein, whose translation MSNRINVKTSNTEQVFWVALGSLSTLGLSIVSAAILSRYLDKAEYGTYKQILYVYTTLLIVFSAGLPRVYAYFLPRYNLNEGKAIVWKISKVLFLAGVLFSVFLFLFSGCIADLLKNERLEYGLKVFSPMPMLLLPTLGIEGIFSTYKKTLFLAIYNTLSRLLMLVFIVVPVILINANYIIAIYGWLIASLIIFVMTYFFKGIPFKGVESKEAKLELKEILAYSLPLVFASFWGIAIKAADEFYISRFFGANVFAEFSNGFIELPLVSMITTSTSVVLMPVFSRVIHENKGVEELVVTWKSVLNKSAMIIYPIVVFFMFFSTQVMVIMYSDVYFESGKYFRINMILNFFNIIIFFPLMLSLGATKFYSGLHAFIAILAWIGGYLIMIIFNNPISLAIFSVSLSILKVMIALVYVSKRLEIKVYELFPVFQMLKIILHTCLVMFTVTFFLKIVVIENSLMHLIVAGLLYAILVLMTGRFLKLNYLEFLYPLINKIKKNG comes from the coding sequence ATGTCAAATCGTATTAATGTTAAAACAAGTAATACTGAACAGGTTTTTTGGGTTGCATTAGGTAGTTTAAGTACCCTGGGGCTTTCTATTGTAAGTGCAGCAATTCTGTCAAGATATCTGGATAAAGCAGAATATGGGACTTATAAACAAATACTATATGTTTATACTACTTTATTAATTGTTTTTTCTGCAGGTTTACCAAGAGTATATGCTTATTTTTTACCTAGATATAACTTAAATGAAGGCAAGGCAATTGTATGGAAGATAAGTAAGGTGTTGTTTCTGGCAGGAGTGTTGTTTTCGGTTTTTTTATTTTTATTTTCAGGTTGCATTGCGGATCTTTTAAAAAATGAAAGATTGGAGTATGGATTGAAGGTGTTTTCGCCAATGCCAATGTTATTATTACCAACATTAGGTATTGAAGGTATCTTTTCGACCTATAAAAAAACTTTATTTTTAGCAATTTATAATACTCTTTCAAGATTATTGATGCTGGTTTTTATAGTTGTTCCTGTTATCTTGATTAATGCGAATTATATTATCGCAATTTATGGATGGTTAATAGCTTCATTGATAATATTTGTGATGACTTATTTTTTTAAAGGAATACCGTTCAAAGGGGTGGAATCGAAGGAAGCTAAATTGGAGCTTAAAGAGATTCTCGCATATAGTTTGCCTCTCGTTTTCGCAAGTTTTTGGGGTATAGCTATTAAAGCAGCTGATGAATTTTATATCAGTCGTTTTTTTGGAGCAAATGTATTCGCCGAATTTTCGAATGGTTTTATCGAATTGCCTCTCGTATCTATGATAACTACAAGTACTTCAGTAGTTTTAATGCCTGTTTTTTCAAGGGTTATACATGAAAATAAGGGCGTTGAAGAATTAGTAGTTACATGGAAAAGCGTGTTAAACAAATCTGCAATGATTATCTATCCGATAGTTGTTTTTTTTATGTTTTTTTCTACGCAGGTAATGGTTATAATGTACTCTGATGTTTATTTTGAGTCCGGAAAATATTTCAGAATTAATATGATACTTAATTTTTTTAATATAATAATTTTCTTTCCATTAATGTTATCATTAGGAGCGACTAAATTTTATTCCGGATTACATGCCTTTATTGCAATTTTAGCTTGGATTGGCGGATACTTAATCATGATCATTTTTAATAACCCAATTTCACTCGCAATTTTTTCGGTATCATTATCAATATTAAAAGTGATGATTGCTTTAGTATATGTGAGTAAAAGATTAGAGATCAAAGTATATGAACTATTTCCTGTTTTTCAGATGCTCAAAATAATACTGCATACATGTCTTGTTATGTTTACAGTGACTTTTTTTCTTAAGATTGTTGTCATTGAGAATAGTTTAATGCATCTTATTGTGGCAGGACTATTGTATGCGATATTAGTTTTAATGACAGGGCGTTTTTTGAAATTGAATTATTTAGAATTTTTATATCCATTAATAAATAAAATTAAAAAAAATGGTTAA
- the wecB gene encoding non-hydrolyzing UDP-N-acetylglucosamine 2-epimerase has protein sequence MKITLIAGARPNFMKIAPIIHAIQNAQKKGKDISFRLVHTGQHFDEKMSATFFRELNIPQPDVNLECGGGSQAEQTAAIMIAFEKELLINPVDLVLVVGDVTSTMACSIVAKKVNIKVAHVEAGIRSFDLTMPEEINRMVTDSITDYFFTTSEIANTNLRKLGVSEEAIFFVGNVMIDTLLVNKPRFLPPSVFTTLGLQKDNYLVMTLHRPANVDEGEKLRELIVTIVNNVAGLPVLFPIHPRTAKIFSDLGIQAENLFIIDPLGYLEFNYLVANAKAVITDSGGITEETTVMGIPCITLRDNTERPETITIGTNELVGTNPSALLPVLSQLLNGKWKKGGIPEKWDGMAAERIVECLLNLQ, from the coding sequence ATGAAAATAACCTTAATTGCTGGGGCAAGGCCAAATTTTATGAAAATTGCTCCTATAATACATGCTATTCAGAATGCACAAAAAAAAGGAAAAGATATCTCATTCCGATTAGTGCATACAGGGCAGCATTTTGATGAAAAAATGAGTGCTACTTTTTTTAGAGAGCTTAATATTCCACAACCTGATGTTAATTTAGAATGTGGAGGAGGCAGTCAGGCAGAACAAACGGCAGCTATTATGATTGCTTTTGAAAAAGAACTGTTAATTAACCCTGTTGATTTGGTTTTGGTGGTTGGTGATGTGACATCAACAATGGCCTGTAGTATTGTTGCTAAAAAAGTGAATATAAAAGTAGCTCATGTTGAAGCAGGAATTCGCTCTTTTGATTTAACCATGCCGGAAGAAATAAATCGTATGGTTACAGATAGTATTACAGATTATTTTTTTACTACATCGGAAATTGCTAATACTAATTTGAGAAAATTGGGAGTTTCAGAAGAAGCAATTTTTTTTGTAGGTAATGTAATGATAGATACTTTGTTGGTAAATAAACCTCGCTTTTTACCTCCCTCAGTTTTTACAACCTTGGGGTTACAGAAAGATAATTATCTGGTTATGACTTTACATCGCCCTGCCAATGTAGATGAAGGTGAAAAATTAAGAGAGCTAATAGTAACTATTGTTAATAATGTTGCTGGATTACCAGTTTTGTTTCCAATACATCCAAGAACAGCCAAAATTTTTAGTGATTTAGGAATACAAGCTGAGAATCTTTTTATAATAGACCCTTTGGGTTATTTAGAATTCAATTATTTGGTTGCAAATGCCAAAGCAGTAATAACTGACTCAGGAGGAATCACTGAAGAAACAACCGTTATGGGTATCCCATGTATTACTTTAAGAGATAACACAGAGCGACCTGAAACAATTACTATAGGTACTAATGAATTGGTAGGCACTAACCCATCAGCCTTACTTCCGGTATTATCACAATTGCTAAATGGAAAGTGGAAAAAAGGAGGAATTCCTGAAAAATGGGATGGAATGGCAGCAGAAAGGATAGTTGAATGTCTTTTAAATTTGCAGTAA
- a CDS encoding EpsG family protein, producing the protein MSTKQKAWSVKENNLDKFIKIVFFIVSPIFGFLYSLKNIKTKSSYVIFFLTAICFGISFTVERQSGNENDFDSFFYREEFESFQSVDYLEYIDGLKDFLSFDEGRKDYYYETIAFFVSRFTNNYHYLFAVFAIVFSFFALKTFRFLTEEENFKNNLSSYILAYIFLTNQIFNINGVRFWTAAWVAVFIVFQVFRNKKYQYLLLMVLLPFMHGSYWIFIFVVFVYILLSRFYRIFIVLFFFSFIFSSISLQLAKDSTSFLPIFLVKLIDSYTSAETIEKVSAQGTGFFWIAKIFKTVSFTYMNLLVYLFIRNEKLIKENFKTESLYKFLLVLVTFANFTMSIPSLGGRFFLLSYPIIAYIWLINFGKNRYKYILYFFPLAFFFNIYEQLILYLKVTGVYFYISSPFYIVYEYLF; encoded by the coding sequence ATGAGTACTAAGCAAAAAGCGTGGAGTGTAAAAGAAAATAATTTAGATAAATTTATTAAAATTGTTTTTTTTATAGTTAGTCCTATTTTCGGTTTTTTATATTCTTTAAAAAATATAAAAACCAAATCTTCGTATGTTATTTTCTTTCTAACTGCAATCTGTTTTGGTATTAGTTTTACTGTAGAAAGGCAAAGTGGAAATGAGAATGATTTTGATAGTTTTTTTTACAGGGAAGAATTTGAGTCTTTTCAAAGTGTAGATTATTTAGAATATATAGATGGTTTAAAAGATTTTTTAAGTTTTGATGAAGGAAGAAAAGATTATTATTATGAAACGATAGCTTTTTTTGTTTCTAGATTTACAAATAACTATCATTATTTGTTTGCTGTTTTTGCTATAGTTTTTTCTTTTTTTGCATTAAAAACGTTTCGGTTTTTAACGGAAGAGGAGAATTTTAAAAATAACTTATCGTCTTATATTCTCGCTTATATATTTTTAACAAATCAGATTTTTAATATCAATGGAGTTCGGTTTTGGACAGCAGCTTGGGTTGCCGTTTTTATAGTATTTCAGGTTTTTAGAAATAAAAAATATCAATATTTATTATTGATGGTACTACTTCCATTTATGCATGGCTCGTATTGGATATTTATTTTTGTTGTTTTTGTTTATATATTATTGAGTAGATTTTATAGGATTTTTATTGTTTTATTTTTCTTCAGTTTTATTTTTTCTTCAATATCGTTACAATTGGCAAAAGACAGTACAAGTTTTTTACCGATTTTTCTTGTAAAATTAATAGATTCATATACCAGTGCAGAAACGATTGAGAAGGTAAGTGCACAGGGGACAGGTTTTTTTTGGATAGCTAAAATTTTCAAAACCGTATCATTTACTTATATGAATTTACTAGTGTATTTGTTTATAAGGAATGAAAAATTAATTAAAGAAAACTTTAAAACGGAAAGTCTTTATAAATTTTTATTAGTATTAGTAACTTTTGCAAATTTTACGATGAGTATTCCGTCTTTAGGAGGAAGATTCTTTTTATTGTCTTACCCAATAATAGCTTATATATGGCTAATCAATTTTGGAAAGAACAGGTATAAATATATACTCTACTTTTTTCCTCTGGCATTCTTTTTCAATATTTATGAACAGCTTATTTTATATTTAAAGGTTACGGGTGTGTATTTCTATATTTCAAGTCCATTTTATATTGTTTATGAATATTTGTTTTAG
- a CDS encoding glycosyltransferase, producing the protein MKNKKIIIIASAIFPFQSPRANRATELAKEFGKQGHDVTIYGVLGDYDYSVFEAKNNVKVKNIEKMTFATLNSDNSGKDTFLNKILRRLLGRWLEFPNIEFMFKMTKILKKEKGTDMLISIAYPHPIHWGCALAKARMGIKFPKLWVADCGDPYMGNPIETPVFYFKYIEKWFCRNVDYITIPIEEGRSAYYSDFRDKIKVIPQGFDFDLVRIDSKEPNNEVPTFIYSGVFYQGVRDPRVFLDYLSKVLINFKFIIYTQSKDILEPYKSKLGEKLIIKDYVTREELLVELAKADFLVNFENGNAVQSPSKLIDYALAKRPIMSVSSFAIDEDNIERFLKGDYSGKLEVHNIDQYDIRNVANKFISLSSGDLLK; encoded by the coding sequence ATGAAAAATAAAAAAATTATAATTATTGCAAGTGCTATTTTTCCATTTCAATCTCCAAGAGCTAATAGGGCGACAGAGTTGGCCAAAGAGTTTGGTAAACAAGGACATGATGTGACTATCTATGGAGTATTAGGGGATTATGATTATTCAGTGTTTGAAGCTAAAAATAATGTCAAAGTTAAAAACATTGAAAAAATGACTTTTGCAACTTTGAATAGCGATAATTCTGGTAAAGATACTTTTCTAAATAAAATTTTAAGACGTTTATTAGGACGTTGGCTAGAGTTTCCAAATATTGAGTTCATGTTTAAGATGACTAAAATTCTTAAAAAAGAAAAAGGGACAGATATGTTGATATCCATCGCATATCCGCATCCTATTCATTGGGGATGTGCATTGGCAAAAGCGCGAATGGGAATTAAGTTCCCTAAACTGTGGGTGGCAGATTGTGGAGACCCTTATATGGGGAATCCAATTGAAACACCGGTTTTTTATTTTAAATATATTGAGAAGTGGTTTTGTCGGAATGTAGATTATATTACGATTCCGATAGAAGAAGGTAGATCTGCATATTATTCTGATTTTAGAGATAAAATTAAAGTCATTCCACAAGGTTTTGATTTTGATTTAGTGCGTATAGATTCAAAAGAGCCTAATAATGAAGTGCCTACATTTATTTATTCAGGTGTTTTTTATCAGGGAGTTAGAGACCCTAGAGTGTTTCTGGATTACCTTTCTAAGGTGTTAATTAATTTTAAATTTATCATTTATACACAATCAAAAGATATATTGGAACCCTATAAAAGTAAATTAGGAGAAAAACTTATTATAAAAGATTATGTAACCAGAGAGGAATTATTAGTAGAATTGGCTAAAGCTGATTTTTTAGTAAACTTTGAAAATGGAAATGCAGTACAGTCTCCCAGCAAGTTGATTGACTATGCTTTAGCAAAAAGACCCATAATGTCAGTATCGTCTTTTGCAATTGATGAAGATAATATTGAGAGGTTTCTGAAAGGTGATTACAGCGGAAAGTTAGAAGTGCATAATATTGATCAATATGATATCAGAAACGTAGCGAATAAGTTTATTTCGCTTAGTTCCGGTGATTTATTAAAGTAG
- the asnB gene encoding asparagine synthase (glutamine-hydrolyzing) encodes MCGIYITNIPYEKEEVLDKLNLIKFRGPDNLGYLKEGNISLGHLRLAIVDLDVRSNQPFFYDKYIIVFNGEIYNFQDIRDELKTLGYSFETTGDTEVLVKGYAAWGKDLLPKINGMFAFAIYDIENEKVFCARDRLGVKPFYYYWKDGFFEICSQLKPLMNSESVVSDEAISIYLDCGYVPSPYSILKNVFKLSPGKFIEVDLVAQSMSISEYWDLEPVTARDISYEDAKEELHKLLIDAVRIRMDSDVPLGTFLSGGIDSALVTAIASKISAEKINTFTIGFNDPKFDESKIAEEFSKILDTNHKTTFCNANDALKLLPKFQEVYDEPFADSSALPSLLLNSVTKKGVTVALSGDGGDESFLGYNYFESIRKATVFFRIPYFIRSLLGLLIINKKSKFKEWLLIRNIDDFIVRVFVSVNSLNLVKNDSWINRYYSIFKKLSSNEMQRAADLNIKLWLENDSNVKVDRASMAYAVEVRSPFLDYRIIEFARKLPVSFRYKKALRKKILRDILEEYIPSSVFNQPKRGFSIPLDDWIKNDLKDDILNCLNDSFLNNVPNLDVEKFKEQLYNHMEGKEINGTNIWKLYMLAKWSEYNNISLCSKTN; translated from the coding sequence ATGTGTGGTATATATATAACTAACATTCCTTATGAAAAGGAAGAAGTGTTGGACAAACTTAACTTAATAAAGTTTAGAGGACCTGATAATTTAGGGTACTTAAAAGAAGGGAATATTTCTTTAGGTCATCTAAGATTGGCTATTGTCGATTTGGATGTTCGTTCAAATCAGCCATTTTTTTATGATAAATATATTATCGTTTTTAATGGGGAAATATATAATTTTCAGGATATCAGGGATGAATTGAAAACTTTAGGCTACTCTTTTGAAACGACTGGTGATACAGAAGTTTTAGTAAAGGGATATGCAGCATGGGGTAAAGATCTTTTACCAAAGATTAATGGAATGTTTGCATTTGCGATTTATGATATTGAAAATGAAAAAGTTTTTTGTGCAAGAGACCGACTTGGTGTAAAGCCATTTTATTATTATTGGAAAGATGGTTTTTTTGAAATTTGTAGCCAATTAAAACCTCTAATGAATTCAGAGAGTGTAGTATCGGATGAAGCGATTTCAATTTATTTAGATTGTGGTTATGTGCCTTCTCCCTATTCAATTTTGAAAAATGTATTCAAGTTAAGTCCTGGGAAATTTATCGAAGTTGATTTAGTGGCCCAATCAATGAGTATTTCTGAATATTGGGATTTGGAACCAGTTACGGCTAGAGATATTTCGTATGAGGATGCTAAAGAAGAATTACACAAATTATTGATTGATGCCGTAAGAATAAGGATGGATTCAGATGTTCCATTAGGGACGTTTCTTTCAGGGGGGATAGATTCAGCGTTGGTTACTGCTATTGCGTCTAAAATATCTGCAGAAAAGATAAATACATTTACTATTGGATTTAATGATCCGAAGTTTGATGAAAGTAAAATAGCAGAAGAGTTTTCAAAAATTTTAGATACAAATCATAAAACTACATTTTGTAATGCAAATGATGCATTAAAATTACTGCCGAAATTTCAAGAAGTTTATGATGAACCTTTTGCTGATAGTTCAGCTCTGCCTTCATTGTTATTGAATTCAGTTACAAAAAAAGGAGTTACAGTCGCTTTATCTGGTGATGGTGGAGATGAAAGTTTTTTAGGATATAACTATTTTGAAAGCATCAGAAAAGCTACAGTTTTTTTTAGAATCCCCTACTTTATTAGAAGTTTACTGGGGCTTTTAATAATAAATAAAAAATCAAAATTTAAAGAGTGGCTTTTAATCAGGAATATTGACGATTTTATAGTAAGGGTTTTTGTTTCAGTGAATAGTTTGAATTTAGTGAAGAATGATTCATGGATAAATAGATATTACTCAATATTTAAAAAATTATCCTCAAATGAAATGCAAAGAGCTGCTGATCTAAATATTAAACTTTGGTTAGAAAATGATAGTAATGTTAAGGTTGATAGAGCGAGCATGGCTTATGCCGTAGAAGTTAGAAGTCCTTTTTTAGATTATAGAATAATTGAATTCGCTAGAAAGTTACCGGTAAGTTTTAGATATAAAAAAGCACTGAGAAAAAAGATTTTGAGAGATATATTGGAAGAGTATATACCTAGTTCCGTTTTTAATCAGCCCAAAAGAGGATTTTCTATACCATTAGATGATTGGATTAAAAATGACCTAAAAGATGATATCTTAAATTGTTTGAATGATTCATTTTTGAATAACGTACCTAATCTGGATGTTGAGAAATTCAAAGAACAATTGTATAATCATATGGAAGGTAAGGAGATTAATGGAACCAACATCTGGAAGTTATATATGCTTGCGAAATGGTCTGAGTATAATAATATTAGTCTGTGTTCAAAAACTAATTAG